From one Lysinibacillus sp. G4S2 genomic stretch:
- a CDS encoding adenosylcobinamide amidohydrolase produces MSVLRKGDIHISDHYVAVRTDSPMKVVSSAVHNPGFGYYTHLMNRSVPYTYDERKPQLELQLFLQSEGFPVDKTVAMMTAVYARYATIREFTYEGIHLVIMITAGLGNAVDITRAFHRKEQYHAGTINTWVLINGRLSDEALFQAMISTTEAKVKALFDEGITDPTTGTQATGTSTDSLLIASTEEGDYHQYAGPITMLGKVIGHGVYETMREAVQKYKKDKEENPL; encoded by the coding sequence ATGTCAGTACTTCGCAAGGGCGATATTCATATTTCTGACCATTATGTTGCCGTCCGAACAGATTCACCGATGAAGGTCGTATCTTCAGCCGTACATAATCCGGGCTTTGGCTATTATACACATCTGATGAATCGTTCGGTGCCCTATACGTATGATGAACGAAAACCGCAGTTAGAATTACAACTATTTTTACAGTCAGAGGGCTTTCCCGTTGATAAGACAGTTGCGATGATGACGGCTGTCTATGCCAGGTATGCAACAATCCGTGAGTTTACATATGAAGGCATTCATCTTGTCATTATGATTACAGCTGGACTTGGCAATGCCGTAGATATAACGCGTGCTTTTCATCGCAAGGAGCAATATCATGCAGGTACCATCAATACGTGGGTTCTGATAAATGGGAGATTGTCGGATGAAGCTTTATTTCAAGCGATGATCTCTACGACAGAGGCAAAGGTTAAGGCACTCTTTGATGAGGGCATTACAGATCCAACAACAGGCACACAAGCTACAGGTACTTCAACGGATAGTTTGTTGATTGCTTCGACGGAGGAAGGCGACTACCATCAATATGCAGGGCCGATTACGATGCTTGGGAAAGTTATTGGCCATGGTGTTTACGAAACGATGCGAGAAGCTGTGCAAAAATATAAAAAAGATAAAGAGGAGAATCCTTTATGA
- a CDS encoding aspartate kinase, whose translation MIVCKFGGTSVASAEQIQKVANIVKSNPARKIVAVSAPGKRSGDDIKVTDLLINLAMAVLKNEDVEEKVQTVVNRFKAIADGLQLDHTICGVIAEDLRERVQGDKSNEELFIDSMKAAGEDNNAKLIAAYFNSIGMPARYVSPKDGLVVNDLPERTYALPEAYANLAPLKNTKEIIVFPGFFGYTKAGILRTFDRGGSDITGSILAAAVEAELYENFTDVDCVFSANPKVVNDPVEIKEITYREMRELSYAGFSVFHDEALMPVYKIGVPVNIKNTNNPSAPGTRIVPRRSATGRPVTGISADSGFSTLYVSKYLMNREVGFGRKLLQILEDENISYEHTPSGLDDISVIMRSNQITPENEARILYRVKHELYADDVQMRHGFSMIVIVGEGMRNNTGLAARAATAISKTGANIEMINQGSSEVSLVFGVLQEFENQILQALYEEFFAHVRV comes from the coding sequence ATGATCGTATGTAAATTTGGTGGAACATCTGTAGCAAGTGCAGAACAAATTCAAAAAGTAGCAAACATTGTAAAATCTAATCCGGCACGTAAAATCGTAGCCGTTTCAGCGCCAGGGAAACGCTCCGGTGATGATATAAAGGTAACTGATTTATTAATAAATTTAGCAATGGCAGTATTAAAAAATGAAGATGTGGAAGAGAAAGTGCAAACAGTTGTGAATCGTTTTAAGGCGATTGCAGATGGTTTGCAGTTAGATCATACAATTTGTGGCGTGATAGCTGAAGATTTGCGTGAACGTGTGCAAGGCGATAAATCGAATGAGGAATTATTTATCGATAGCATGAAAGCAGCAGGGGAAGATAATAACGCGAAGCTTATCGCAGCGTATTTCAATTCTATCGGTATGCCGGCTCGTTACGTAAGTCCAAAAGATGGTTTAGTGGTCAATGATTTACCTGAACGCACGTATGCATTACCAGAGGCTTATGCTAATTTAGCACCTCTAAAAAATACAAAAGAAATTATTGTGTTCCCAGGTTTCTTCGGTTACACTAAAGCGGGCATATTGCGAACGTTTGACCGCGGTGGCTCTGATATTACAGGCTCTATTTTAGCAGCAGCTGTTGAAGCAGAGCTTTATGAAAACTTTACGGATGTGGATTGTGTGTTTTCTGCGAATCCGAAAGTCGTGAATGATCCAGTGGAAATTAAAGAAATTACGTATCGCGAAATGCGCGAATTATCCTATGCAGGCTTTTCAGTGTTCCATGATGAAGCGTTAATGCCTGTCTACAAGATTGGGGTGCCCGTTAACATAAAAAATACAAATAATCCATCAGCCCCAGGTACTCGTATCGTACCAAGACGCTCTGCTACAGGTCGTCCAGTTACAGGTATCTCGGCAGACAGTGGCTTTTCAACTTTATATGTGTCAAAGTATTTGATGAATCGTGAAGTAGGCTTTGGACGTAAGCTTCTACAAATTTTAGAAGATGAAAATATTTCGTATGAACATACGCCGTCTGGTTTAGACGATATTTCTGTTATTATGCGCTCAAATCAAATTACACCAGAAAATGAAGCGCGTATTCTTTATCGTGTGAAACATGAATTGTATGCTGATGACGTGCAAATGCGTCATGGTTTCTCTATGATTGTGATCGTAGGGGAAGGTATGCGCAATAACACAGGTCTTGCGGCACGTGCTGCAACTGCTATTTCAAAAACAGGTGCAAATATAGAGATGATTAATCAAGGTTCATCTGAAGTTAGTTTAGTATTCGGTGTGCTACAAGAATTCGAAAATCAAATTTTACAGGCGCTTTATGAAGAATTTTTTGCGCATGTGAGAGTTTAA
- the cbiB gene encoding adenosylcobinamide-phosphate synthase CbiB, with product MMALMIACIIGLTFDLVVGDPPKMPHPVRWIGKLIQSQTELWNKGRMRKLRGMIMALAVVGTTMFVVTAIMLLSYQVSPLFGIVMEGLLIGIGLAQRSLKEAAMAVYEPLVKGDFAEARVKLSWIVGRDTEKLDEDEIVRGVVETVSENTSDGVTAPLFYAFLFGAIGLWGYKAVNTLDSMVGYKNEKYKDFGMFSAKLDDVLNFIPSRLTGLLMVLGTKNETNRSLGNRLKRWAQDAKKHPSPNSGYLEAATAVQLGVQLGGKNTYQGVVSYRAIMGEKLVPLTKEHIATSVIQMRIATLLFTLVMLTVEVLIFAIT from the coding sequence ATGATGGCACTGATGATTGCCTGTATCATCGGGCTTACTTTTGATTTAGTAGTGGGTGATCCTCCTAAAATGCCTCATCCGGTTCGCTGGATTGGAAAGCTCATTCAATCTCAAACTGAATTGTGGAATAAAGGAAGAATGAGAAAACTCCGCGGCATGATTATGGCGCTCGCTGTAGTTGGTACAACGATGTTTGTGGTGACAGCCATTATGTTACTAAGTTATCAGGTTAGCCCATTATTTGGCATAGTGATGGAGGGACTACTAATTGGTATAGGACTAGCACAGCGAAGCTTGAAGGAGGCCGCGATGGCTGTTTATGAACCGCTAGTCAAAGGGGATTTTGCTGAGGCTCGTGTGAAGCTTTCTTGGATTGTTGGGCGTGATACGGAGAAGCTTGACGAAGATGAGATTGTTCGTGGTGTTGTAGAAACGGTCTCAGAAAATACGAGTGACGGTGTAACAGCTCCATTATTTTATGCCTTTTTATTTGGCGCAATAGGGTTATGGGGTTATAAGGCTGTCAATACGTTAGACTCTATGGTTGGCTATAAAAACGAAAAATATAAAGATTTTGGTATGTTTTCTGCAAAGCTAGATGATGTATTGAATTTTATTCCAAGCCGGTTAACAGGCTTACTGATGGTACTAGGGACTAAAAATGAAACAAATAGATCACTTGGTAACCGTTTAAAACGTTGGGCACAGGATGCGAAAAAGCACCCAAGCCCGAATAGTGGTTACTTAGAGGCAGCCACAGCTGTGCAACTTGGGGTACAGCTAGGTGGGAAAAATACATATCAGGGTGTCGTTTCTTATCGTGCAATAATGGGCGAAAAATTAGTTCCATTAACAAAAGAGCATATTGCAACGTCTGTTATTCAAATGCGTATTGCTACTTTGCTCTTTACTCTTGTTATGTTAACAGTGGAGGTGTTAATTTTTGCTATTACCTAA
- a CDS encoding aminotransferase class I/II-fold pyridoxal phosphate-dependent enzyme has translation MLLPNHGANPQNVYHQLGLNMPEEVYDFSENVNSAGPPQFVEARWRTFFPLIQRYPDPDGEPFLSKVTAFHHVEKDSILLGNGASELFSVLARRYANKRVIIVHPSFSEYERTLRAVGAEIVPIIVEDIVHYTLPMERLQREMANADALYICTPNNPTGVLPKKEELLQLMTHGAKVNCELVIDEAFIDWVDEAYSLIQYVVENPHMIVVRSMTKMYAIPGLRLGYLVASPIVVAELKSILPHWNLNAFALVIGAGCLDEQNYCQQAIAYATTQRELLQSYLQENGCQVTNSVTNYVCFALPKNQQADTFFTYCLSKGVVLRHTKNFMGLHGEWFRIGIKDIAAMTYLKNCLQAWFNAN, from the coding sequence TTGCTATTACCTAATCACGGAGCAAATCCGCAAAATGTCTATCATCAACTAGGGCTTAACATGCCCGAAGAGGTGTATGATTTTAGTGAAAATGTCAATTCGGCTGGACCACCTCAATTCGTTGAGGCGCGTTGGCGGACATTTTTTCCGCTTATTCAACGCTATCCAGATCCGGATGGCGAGCCGTTTTTATCAAAGGTGACCGCTTTTCATCATGTAGAGAAAGATTCAATACTACTAGGCAATGGTGCATCAGAGCTTTTTAGTGTTTTAGCTAGACGTTATGCAAATAAACGTGTAATTATCGTACATCCCTCTTTTTCAGAATATGAACGAACATTACGAGCAGTAGGCGCTGAAATTGTACCGATTATTGTAGAGGATATCGTCCACTACACGTTGCCGATGGAGCGTTTACAAAGAGAGATGGCGAACGCAGATGCTTTATATATTTGCACACCGAATAATCCGACGGGGGTGCTTCCAAAGAAAGAGGAGCTCCTACAATTAATGACGCACGGTGCAAAAGTCAATTGCGAGCTTGTCATTGATGAGGCTTTTATTGACTGGGTCGATGAAGCCTATTCATTGATTCAATATGTGGTCGAAAATCCTCATATGATTGTCGTTCGTTCGATGACAAAAATGTATGCAATTCCAGGGTTACGCCTTGGCTATTTAGTGGCAAGTCCTATCGTTGTTGCTGAGTTAAAGTCTATTTTACCGCATTGGAATTTGAATGCCTTTGCACTCGTTATAGGGGCAGGCTGTTTAGATGAACAAAATTATTGTCAACAGGCGATTGCCTATGCAACAACTCAGCGGGAATTGCTACAAAGCTATTTACAAGAAAATGGGTGCCAGGTGACGAATAGTGTCACGAATTATGTATGTTTTGCGTTGCCTAAAAATCAGCAAGCAGATACATTTTTTACATATTGTTTATCAAAGGGCGTCGTGCTGCGCCATACAAAAAACTTTATGGGCTTACATGGTGAATGGTTCCGTATCG
- the ltrA gene encoding group II intron reverse transcriptase/maturase, with protein sequence MLMSQILSRENLLLALKRVERNKGSHGVDKMPVKFLRQHVVENWLTIKKQILEGTYQPQPVRRIEIPKPDGGVRLLGIPTVTDRLIQQAIAQVLSNLYDPNFSNHSYGFRPKRSAHDAIREAKGHIKEGYRWVVDMDLEKFFDKVNHDRLMSTLAKKISDKPLLKLIRRYLQSGVMINGVVYDTDEGTPQGGPLSPLLSNIVLDELDKELEKRGHKFVRYADDCNIYVKTKRAGERVMASIKTFIEKTLRLKINEKKSAVARPWQRKFLGFSFTSRKEPQVRIAKESIKRMKNKIRELTARKKPLPMEYRIQQLNQYLIGWCGYFALADTKSIFESLDGWIRRRLRMCLWKNWKKPRTKVRNLIRLGVPDWKAYEWGNTRKSYWRISKSPILHRTLGNSYWSNQGLKSLQARYEILRYSP encoded by the coding sequence ATGTTAATGAGTCAAATATTATCACGGGAGAATCTGCTTCTCGCACTCAAACGGGTGGAACGAAACAAAGGGAGTCATGGAGTAGACAAAATGCCCGTAAAATTCCTACGACAGCATGTAGTCGAAAACTGGCTAACGATTAAGAAGCAAATTCTTGAGGGAACCTACCAACCACAACCAGTTCGCAGAATCGAAATCCCGAAACCTGACGGCGGTGTGCGACTATTAGGAATCCCAACCGTGACAGACCGACTCATTCAACAGGCGATTGCCCAAGTGCTATCCAACCTATATGACCCGAACTTCTCGAATCATAGTTACGGATTTCGACCAAAACGAAGTGCTCACGATGCAATCCGAGAAGCCAAAGGTCATATAAAAGAAGGATACCGCTGGGTAGTAGATATGGACTTAGAGAAATTCTTCGACAAAGTAAACCATGACCGTCTAATGAGTACATTAGCGAAGAAAATTTCTGATAAACCTCTACTCAAGCTGATTCGTAGATACTTACAATCGGGTGTCATGATAAATGGTGTCGTTTATGATACAGATGAAGGAACACCCCAAGGGGGCCCACTGAGTCCACTTCTCTCAAATATTGTGCTGGATGAATTAGACAAAGAATTAGAGAAACGTGGTCATAAATTTGTCCGTTACGCCGATGACTGCAATATTTATGTGAAAACAAAACGAGCAGGAGAACGAGTGATGGCAAGTATCAAAACCTTTATTGAGAAGACGCTACGATTGAAAATAAATGAGAAGAAATCCGCAGTGGCTCGTCCTTGGCAACGTAAATTCCTAGGATTTAGCTTTACCTCCCGCAAAGAACCACAAGTTCGAATTGCGAAAGAGAGCATAAAGCGAATGAAGAACAAAATTCGGGAATTAACAGCTAGAAAGAAGCCACTTCCAATGGAGTACCGAATTCAACAATTGAATCAATACTTAATTGGGTGGTGTGGCTACTTTGCATTAGCGGATACGAAATCAATATTTGAATCACTGGATGGATGGATTAGAAGAAGACTTCGTATGTGTTTATGGAAGAATTGGAAAAAGCCTCGTACGAAAGTGCGCAACCTAATTCGCTTAGGAGTTCCAGACTGGAAGGCTTACGAATGGGGCAATACTCGCAAGAGTTACTGGCGTATCTCGAAAAGTCCAATATTACACAGAACCCTTGGTAACTCTTATTGGAGTAACCAAGGGCTCAAAAGTCTGCAAGCTCGTTATGAAATCTTGCGTTATTCACCTTAA